Proteins encoded by one window of Desulfovibrio ferrophilus:
- a CDS encoding lipopolysaccharide biosynthesis protein, with protein sequence MSFNSKVISVVIQKAIALVLGLGTSVIVARCLSPDEFGVLRFILAMVGAIVPLVLLGQPSANIYSMSKFRNRARSIATNSFLYSLFVSAVVCVTWWLFFDRIRQYYNPDVSALHYSYVMWLFPLFFFKACNLSQVRGLDDIRGFNTVNYVESFGRFLLYAVFLLGLDLGLNSAVLANFIVIGAQVVLIIGLIVRQIGLPRWSIDWNLFKDSIRFGAMCHVGDFLGNLARVSLPVFVLGHYASMESFGFYALAKSLIVMGALILRSINVVFLPKVSRVDDELSFVLTARVLRVGLFLAILNMLPIYIFSPWVVPLFYGVEYNETVSVLFILAPGVFLESLQAFVISYFLSRGMLWTRSMIAGVRLVVSALLMGGLIFAGFDFFGFCWVLTLSEVIMTLFCLGLFMHSNVSRSWRLIFAPSKDDYRELAELFKAMRQRMGIRKV encoded by the coding sequence ATGAGTTTTAATAGTAAAGTCATCTCTGTCGTCATCCAGAAAGCTATTGCACTTGTGCTGGGGCTTGGAACCTCAGTAATTGTTGCGCGGTGTCTAAGCCCCGATGAATTCGGAGTATTAAGGTTTATTCTTGCCATGGTGGGAGCGATTGTTCCCTTGGTTTTATTGGGACAGCCTAGTGCCAATATTTATTCCATGAGTAAATTTCGGAATCGTGCCCGATCTATCGCGACCAATAGTTTTTTGTATAGTCTATTTGTGTCTGCGGTTGTTTGCGTTACCTGGTGGTTGTTCTTCGACAGAATTCGTCAATATTATAATCCTGATGTAAGTGCTCTCCATTATAGCTACGTGATGTGGCTCTTCCCTTTGTTCTTCTTTAAAGCTTGTAATTTATCCCAGGTTCGAGGGCTCGATGATATTCGAGGTTTTAATACTGTTAATTATGTCGAATCTTTCGGGCGATTTTTGTTATATGCGGTGTTCCTTTTGGGGCTCGATTTGGGGCTGAATTCTGCTGTGCTGGCTAATTTTATAGTCATAGGAGCACAGGTGGTTTTAATTATAGGATTGATTGTAAGGCAAATTGGACTGCCTCGCTGGTCGATTGATTGGAATTTATTCAAGGATTCGATTCGATTTGGTGCGATGTGCCATGTTGGTGACTTTCTCGGTAATCTCGCAAGAGTGTCCCTCCCCGTTTTTGTCTTGGGTCACTACGCCAGCATGGAGAGTTTTGGCTTCTACGCCTTGGCCAAGAGTTTAATTGTTATGGGAGCCTTGATTTTACGGTCGATAAATGTGGTATTTTTGCCGAAGGTCAGCCGAGTCGATGACGAGCTTAGTTTTGTGCTTACTGCAAGGGTTTTACGCGTAGGACTATTCTTGGCGATCTTAAACATGCTCCCGATATATATTTTTTCTCCCTGGGTTGTTCCCCTGTTTTATGGTGTAGAATATAACGAAACTGTTTCTGTATTGTTTATCTTGGCTCCAGGTGTTTTTTTGGAGAGCCTGCAGGCTTTTGTGATTAGCTATTTTCTAAGTAGAGGGATGCTTTGGACTAGAAGTATGATTGCTGGGGTGAGATTGGTGGTCAGCGCATTATTGATGGGGGGGCTTATCTTTGCTGGTTTTGATTTTTTTGGTTTCTGTTGGGTTCTTACTCTCTCAGAAGTCATAATGACCCTGTTTTGCTTGGGATTGTTCATGCATAGTAATGTGTCCCGAAGTTGGCGTTTAATATTTGCCCCGAGTAAGGATGATTATCGAGAATTGGCTGAATTGTTTAAAGCAATGCGGCAACGGATGGGAATTAGAAAAGTCTAA
- a CDS encoding glycosyltransferase family 4 protein has protein sequence MKAGRMMAKQPVDLFHAYGPVPTLPAAVAARRMGVPLISERYNLGHGRKARHIWLAKIANATASVISVNSDAVGEVVVRDEGGRSDKLHLIRTGIPIGPAPERLTDFAVPASDRAPLVVMCVGNCRWVKNQKMIIDSIPLVLKRFSDVEFHFVGDGPELENLKAQAERLGVSNKVVFHGRRPDAPTLLTEADIFALTSKAEGHSRAVLEAMQCSLPVVATRLGGFVDEVIEGENGYLVELGDVGALAQSFLKLLGDAELRMKMGRAGRCRVEEFFTLEKFYSRQLQLYKDLLARER, from the coding sequence TTGAAAGCTGGACGCATGATGGCCAAACAACCCGTGGACTTGTTTCATGCATACGGGCCGGTACCAACGCTTCCTGCGGCTGTGGCGGCAAGGCGTATGGGAGTCCCTTTGATTTCCGAGCGATATAATTTGGGGCATGGCAGAAAGGCTCGGCACATATGGTTGGCTAAGATTGCTAATGCGACAGCATCCGTGATTTCGGTCAATTCAGACGCTGTTGGCGAGGTTGTTGTCCGGGATGAAGGGGGCCGATCAGACAAGTTGCATCTGATTCGAACCGGTATTCCCATAGGCCCCGCTCCAGAGCGATTGACGGACTTTGCGGTGCCTGCGAGTGATAGAGCGCCATTAGTGGTGATGTGTGTCGGGAATTGCCGTTGGGTAAAGAATCAAAAGATGATAATTGATTCGATCCCGCTAGTGCTCAAGCGATTTTCCGATGTAGAGTTTCATTTTGTGGGTGATGGGCCTGAGCTGGAGAATTTGAAAGCCCAGGCAGAAAGACTTGGGGTTTCAAATAAGGTTGTTTTTCATGGTAGACGACCTGATGCTCCCACATTGCTCACGGAGGCGGATATTTTTGCGTTGACCTCAAAGGCAGAAGGGCATTCTAGAGCTGTTCTTGAGGCTATGCAATGCAGTTTGCCTGTGGTGGCGACCAGGCTGGGTGGTTTTGTAGATGAAGTTATCGAAGGGGAAAACGGTTATTTGGTTGAGCTTGGAGATGTTGGTGCTTTGGCTCAATCGTTCCTTAAGTTGTTGGGTGATGCGGAGCTACGCATGAAGATGGGGCGTGCTGGAAGATGTCGTGTTGAAGAATTTTTTACTCTTGAAAAATTTTATTCTCGGCAATTGCAGTTGTATAAGGATTTGCTGGCAAGGGAGAGGTAG